From Piscinibacter gummiphilus:
CGATACGCGGCGCTGGCCAGCGCAGAGCAGGTGGCCACCGCGCACGAGACCGTGCTCTGGCGCGTGGCGGCTGGCGTCAGTCGCGAGGCCTGTCCCGAAACGCCCAGCCCGAGCTCAGCAGGTAGGTGATGAGCGCCACGGCCACCAGCACGAGTGCGAGGAGCAGGTCGTACCGCAGGCCGCTGAACCGCAAGAAGGCGGCATACGCTGCTTCATTGAGGGCAAAGCCGCCCAACGACAAGGCCATGAACCGTGGCATCGCCTCCTGCCAAGGCGTGGTTCGCGCACGGAAGGTCAGCCGCCACTGGCCGAAGAACGACACGCAGAACGCGACGCACCACCCCGCCACGTTGGCCACGAGCGGTGCCCAGCCATGCCGGGACACCAGCCAGACCACCACCCCCAGGTGCACCGCCGCCGCCGCACCGCCCACGGCGACGAACCAACCGAGACTGCGCCAGTGAGTCACGTGTCGAGCGAGTTGCATGGAGCGCCGAGTATCGGCTCGGCAGCGGCAGCGGCCAAGCGCCGCCGCATCGCTGTTTGCGTGGACGACTTCGGCTTGTACCCCGGCATCGCCACGGCCGCCGTGCACCTGGCCGCGCACGGGCGCATCAGCAGCGTGAGCTGCATGACGGGGGCGCCTGCCTGGCAAGTTGGCCGCCCGGCATTGCGACAGCTGCAGGCGCTGGGCGTGGAGCTCGGTTTGCATCTCGACTTGAGCTCGCACCCGCTCGATGCCCGGCTGCGCGGCAGCCTGCCCCACTGGTTGTTTCGCGCAGGCACGGGCACGGTGGACGTGAACCTCCTGCGCCGCGAGATTCAAGCCCAGCTGGAGCGCTTCGAGGCCATGACGGGTGGCGCACCCGACTACGTCGATGGCCACCAGCACCTGCACCAGTTGCCGGGCGTCCGAACGACTCTGGTCGACGTGCTGCGAGAGCGGTACCCGGGGCGCCTGCCCTGGCTGAGGTCCACGCGGGCCGCCGCCGCAGGCGCAGGCCACAAGGCGCGCGTGATCGAGCGGCTGGGCAACGCCGGCCTCTCGACACTCGCACGACGATACGGCCTTGCGCAGAACGCGCACCTCCTCGGCGTCTACGACTTCTCAGGCGAGCCCGACCGTTACCTCACGCTGCTCGCCGGTTGGCTGGCCGGCGCAGGCGATGGTGATCTGCTCGTCTGCCACCCCTCGAGCGATGCGGCACCGGGCGACCCGATCGGGCCGGCGCGCCGCCGCGAGTTCGAGGTGCTGCGCAGCGCGCCATTCGATCGCCTGCTGAAAGATGCGGGTCTGAGCGTCGTACCGCTGCGCGACATGGCGTGATCGTCGGGTCGTCCGCCTTCACTTCAGCAGCTTCCCCTGGCTGCCGATCACCGTCACCTCGACGAAGCGCGAGCCCACGCGTTCCTTCGGCCCGTAGCTGATGCGCACGCCGCCGAGGTTGTGGTTGTTGATCGACTCCAGCGCGTTCATCACCTTGGCGCGCGTGGGCTTCGGCCCCGCGCGGCGCAGCGCCTCCACCAGCACCTTGGCGCCGAGGTATTCCTCGAAGTTGGTGTAGTTGACTTCGTCCTTCGGCGCGTATTTCTTCATCGCCTCGTGGAACTCGCGCACCACCGGCATCGTCTGCCGGTAGGGGTAGGGCACGACCTGGCTGATGCCCAGGCCGCGCACGTTCTCGAGGCCGCCGAGCTTGACGAGTTCGGCCGGGTCGACCACCGAGATGTTGAAGAGCTGGCCGCCGCCACCCGCCGCGCGGTATTGCTTCGCGAAGGCCGCGGCGGGCTTGTTGACCGCCACCATGATCACCGCCTGCGGCGAGGCGGCGCGGATCACCTTCACCGCCGCATCGACATCGGTGGTATTGCGCTCGTAGCCCGCCGAGGCCACGAGCTTGCGGCCGCGCCGCTGCAGCGCTGACTCCACACCGGCCAGGCCCGCCGTGCCGAAGGCGTCGTTCTGGTAGAGCACCGCCACGCGCGTGAGGCCCTGCGTGTTGAGCTGCTTGATCATGTGCTCGGTCTCGTCGGCATAGCCGGCGCGCACATGGAAGATCCACGGGTTGAACGGTTTGCGCAGCAGCTCGCCGCCGGTGTAGGGCGCCACGAGCGCGATGCCGGCATCGGCCAGCACCTTGTCTTCGAGCAGCTTGCCGATGTTGGCGGTGCCGGCAAAGCCGAAGAGCGCGAGCACCTCGGGCTTGGCCACCAGCTCCTTGGTGAGGCGCAGCGTCTCGTCGACCTTGTAGCCGTCGTCGAGCACCAGCGTGCGGATCTTCGCCCCGTGCACGCCACCGGCCTCGTTGACGGCATCGAAGTACACCTTGCCGCCCAGCACCATCTGGTGGCCGGTGCTGGCCAGCACGCCCGACAGCGGCGCCACCTGGCCGATGGTGATGGTCTCCTGCGCCGATGCGAGCGTGGCCCCCGCCATCAGGGCGACGCTGGCGATCCATGTGCCGCTGCGCGAGCGTGTGCGTGTCTTGAGCCCTGTGTGCATGCGATGCCCCTCGTTACCAAATGTGAGGCGATGCTAGGAGGCGCCTGCGCGCGCCACCACGGGGCCTTCGATGGCGGTGCCCCTACCTAGGGGTTGCTGCTGGCGATGAACTACCTAACGAGTCGTACTGATGTAGTCCTACGACTGCTCGCCGCGCGGGGTGACTTCTACATTGGGCCGCTCACCAACCCCGAGAGGAGACATCCCCAATGAATTCAAAGAACAAGCCCATCCTGCGTGTCGCATTGCTCACTTTGGGTGCTGCCGGGCTGAGCGCCTGCGGCTCGTCCGACGACCCCGAGGTGAGCACGCTGCCCAGCGGCATGACCACCGTGAGCGTCACCACCTACAGCGCCACCACGGTCGGCAGCGGCAGCACCGCCGCCACGCAGGACCTGCTCACCGGCGGCCTCGGCCGCACCGGCCTCGGCGCCGCCACCGCGCCCACCTACGCCGACCCGGCCAACCCCACCGCCGCGGAGTTGCGCCGCAATGCGCTCTATGCCAACTACCGCGGCCTCGTCGACTACACCGCCAATGGCGGCTATGGCCGCCTCTATGGCCCCAACATCGACCTCGCCGGCAACGACACGCTCGGCGAAGGCCTGATCCCCGGCCGCGAATACCTCGCCGTGCTCGACGACGGCACCGGCCGCAAGCAGGTGACGGTGGCGGTGCAGATCCCCACGAGCTTCGACCGCAATGCGCCGTGCCTCGTGGCCGGCCCGTCGTCGGGCTCGCGTGGCGTCTATGGCGCGCTCGCATCGGCCGCCGAGTGGGGCCTGAAGCGCAACTGCGCCGTCGTGCTCACCGATGCCGGCAAGGGCGTGGGCCTCTACGACCCGACCGATGACACCGTGAACCGCATCGACGGCACACGCGCCACGCGCACCGCCGCGGGCGCGCTCTCGCACTTCGCGGCGACGATCACCGACACCGCCCGCGCAGCGTTCAACGCCGCCTTCCCCAACCGCCTGGCGATCAAGCAGGTGCACTCGCAGGTCAACCCCGAGAAGGACTGGGGCACCGACACGCTCACCGCCATCCGCTACGCGCTCTACGCGCTCAACCAGGAGTACGCCGACAACTCACCGCTTGGCAACGGCAAGCTCGCCCGATTCACGCCGGGCAACACGCTCGTGATCGCCGGCTCGGTGTCGAACGGTGGTGCCGCGGTGCTGCGCGCCGCCGAGCAAGACACGAGTGGCCTGATCGACGGCGTGGTGGCCGGCGAGCCGAGCGCCCAGCCCGACACCACCACCGGCTACGGCGTGAGCTTCGCCGGTGCGCCGGTGTCGAGCTTCGGCCGCCCGCTGGCCGACTACTTCACCTTCGCCAACATCTACCAGCCCTGCGCCGCGCTCGCGCCGGCCGCGCAGATGGCCGAGACCTCGGTCTACAACTACATGACGCTCACCGGCATGAACGCGCGCGCCACCAACCGCTGCACGGCGCTGGCGGCCAAGGGCCTGGTGACGGGCGCGACCACCGCCGACCAGGCCACCGATGCGCTGGCCCGCCTGCGCGCCTACGGGTGGACGGCCGACAACGACACCATGCACAACGCGCACTACGGCCTGGGCAATGCCGCGATCATCTCGGCGATGTACCCGACCGGCTACGGCCGCTTCGGCCTCGCCGACAACCTCTGCGGCGTGAGCTTTGCGCAGGTCAACGGCACGGGCGACGTGGTCGCGGTCAACGCCAACGTCAAGGCCGCCAGCTTCGCGCTCGCCAACGGCACGGCCAACGGCACGCCGGCAAGCGTGGTCTACAACGATTCGGAAGGCGGCGCCAAGTCGTGGGCGTTCGCGGTCTCGCCCTCGACCCACATGGCCGACTTCGCGCTCGATGCCGCGCTGTGCCAGCGTGCGCTCGTGACCGGCACCGACCCGGTGACCGGCGCGGCCCTGAGCGGCGTCTCGACCCCCACGCTCGCACAGAGCCAGGCGGTGCGCACCGGCATCAGCGAAGTGCTGTTCAACGGCAACCTGCGCGGCAAGCCCACGCTCATCATGTCTGGCCGCAGCGATGCGCTGCTGCCCATCAACCACGCGGTGCGCGCCTACAGCGCCTACAACCGTGTGGTCGAAGGCAACGCCAGCCAGCTGCGCTACGTGGAGGTCGAGCACGCGCAGCACTTCGACGCGTTCATCCCGTTCTCGGGCTTCGACACGCGCTTCGTGCCGCTGCACGTGTACTTCAACCAGGGCATGAACGCGATGTGGGCCAAGCTGCGCAACAACACCGCGCTGCCGGGGAGCCAGGTCGTGCGCACCACGGTGCGCGGCGGCACGCCGGGCGCAGCGCCGGCCCTGACCACGGCGAACGTGCCACCGATGGCGGCCACCCCGGCTGCGGGCGATGCCATCACCTTCAGCGGCAGCAGCATCGCCATCCCGAACTGATGGCGGTTGAGTGAAGAAGCGCCTGCGCCGGGCGCTACATCAGGCCGGCCAGACGCGACACCATCTCGGTGGCCGTGTTGACCTTGAGCTTTCTCAGCAGCCGCACGCGGTGGGCGTCGATCGTGCGCGGGCTCACCTCGAGCACGCGTGCGATCTGCTTGCTGGTCTTGCCTTCGATCAGCAACTGCGCGATCTCGCGCTCACGGGAGGTGAGCGCGGTGGTGATGGGGCGGCGCGCCGAGATGTCTTCGAACATCCACACCGTGCAGCCATACGGGTCGTCGCGGTCGAGCGTGCGGCCCGAGGCGTGGCACCAGAAGAGCCGGCCGTCGCGGTGTTTCATGATGCGCTCGTCGGCATAGCGGCCGCAGTCGCGCAGCGCTTCGAAGCCGCGTGCACCGATGCCCATGAACTCGCTCTGCGAGGGGTACAGCATGCACATCGACTGCCCCGTCAGCTCGGCGGTCTCGTAGCCGAACATCGAAGCGAGTGCTTCATTGCAGCGCTGGATGACGCGGTTGTTGAGCACGCACAGTCCCACCGGGGCCATGTCGAAGGCCAGCACGAGGTTCACGTCCAGCGGTGGTGGAGGAGCGGGGTTCATGGCGAGTGTCGGCGCGAGCATAGCGAGGCGCCAATGCACATCACATGCCACGAGTACTTACGCAGAAAGCAGTAACGGCTTCTTCCCCAAAAACTGCACGGTCGAGCGCAACCTTGCCCGGGTGAACCCTAGCGTAGTCGCTCGCCATTGCCGCACGCAACGTCAGTCACGACACTGCCGCCTCTCGCAAAGGAGCAGCAGTGGATTGCATTCTTCACACCGAGCGCTTGACGAAAGAGTTCAAGGGCTTCGTGGCTGTCGACAAAGTGGACTTGCGTGTCCGCCGAGGAGACATCCATGCATTGATCGGCCCCAACGGCGCAGGCAAGACGACCTGCTTCAACCTGCTGACCAAATTCCTGACACCGACCTCGGGCCGGATCGTTTTCAACGGCCACGAGATCACCCACGACACGCCGGCCCGCATCGCCGAGCGCGGCGTGATCCGCTCCTTCCAGATCTCGGCGGTGTTTCCGCACATGACGGTGCTGGAGAACGTGCGCGTCGCGCTGCAGAAGAAGCTCGCCACGTCCTTCCACTTCTGGAAGCCCGAGCGTTCTCTCGATGGCCTGAACGCGCGGGCGATCGAGCTGCTGCGTGAAGTCGACCTCGCACCCTACGCGCACCTCACCACCGTCGAGTTGAGCTACGGCCGCAAGCGCGCGCTGGAGATCGCCACCACACTCGCGATGGAGCCCGAGCTGATGCTGCTCGACGAGCCCACGCAAGGCATGGGCAGCGAAGACGTCGACCGCATCCGCCAGCTCATCAAGCGGGTGTCGGCGGGTCGCACGATCCTGATGGTCGAGCACAACATGAGCGTCGTCTCCAGCATTGCCGACACGATCACCGTGCTGGCGCGTGGCGCCACGCTCGCTGAAGGGCCGTATGCGGAGGTGTCGAAGAACCCGTCGGTGATCGAGGCCTACATGGGGTCGGCGAGCGTTGAACTGGTGGGGGCGCATTGATCGTGACGCGTGCTCCGGTTGGCGCGAGCCGAGGCTGCCGGGTGACCGGCTCCGCTCATGTCCCCCGGCCAGGCTGCGCCTGGCCTCCTCCTTTACTTCGCTGCGCCGGTCACCCGACAGCCTCGGCAAGCACCTCAGGTAGCACGCCAAGTTTTCGGCGTGCCTCCAGTGTGGCTGGCTCGCTGCGGTGGGGCGCCGTGTGGAGTGAAGTAAAGGAGGAGACCGTTCACCACGGGAGTGGTGAACGGTCGGGGGACATGAACGGAACACGGCGCCCCGCCGTAGCGAGCCCGCTCAGCCCCAAGCAAAGGACCCATTGAGATGCCCACCAAGTTTCTGGAAATCAACAACCTACAAGGCTGGTACGGCGAAAGCCACGTGCTGCATGGCGTGAACTTCCACGTCAACGAAGGCGAAGTCGTCACGCTCCTGGGTCGCAATGGCGCCGGCCGCACGAGCACCATGCGCGCCATCATGGGCTTGATCGGTGCTCGCAAGGGCAGCATCAAGGTGCAAGGCAAGGAGACGATCCACCTCCCGACGCATCGCATCGCACGTCTCGGCCTGGGCTACTGCCCCGAAGAGCGCGGCATCTTCTCGAGCCTGAGCGCGGAAGAGAACCTGCTGCTGCCGCCGTCGCTGATGCCTGCGGGCATGAGCCTCGACGACATCTACGCGATGTTCCCCAACCTCAAGGAGCGCGCCAAGAGCCAGGGCACGCGCCTCTCGGGCGGCGAGCAGCAGATGCTGGCCGTGGCCCGCATCCTGCGCACCGGCGCCAAGCTTCTGCTGCTCGATGAGATCTCCGAAGGCCTCGCGCCGGTAATCGTGCAGAAGCTGGCCGAGATGGTGCTGATGCTGCGCTCGCGCGGCTACACCGTGCTGATGGTGGAGCAGAACTTCCGCTTCGCCGCACCGCTGGCCGATCGCTTCCTCGTGATGGAGCACGGCCGTGTCACCCAAGAGTTCACCCAAGCCCAGCTGCCCTCGCGGCTGGATCAACTGCACGAAACCCTCGGCGTCTAACAGTTCCTAAAGGAGACACTGTCTTGAATCTCTCGAAAATCAAAGCCATCGCCGCTGCCTGCGGCCTCGTGTGTGCCGCTCCGATGGCGCAGGCCCAGATCTCCGGTGACGTGATCCGCATCGGCTTCATCACCGACGTGTCGGGTCTGTACTCCGACATCGACGGCCCCGCCGGCGCCGAAATGATCCGCCAGGCCGTGGCCGACATGGGCGGTGCCGTCAACGGCAAGAAGATCGAGGTGCTGGTGGCCGACCACCAGAACAAGGCCGACATCGCCAGCTCCAAGGCCCGTGAGTGGTTCGACCAGCAAGGCCTCGACCTCCTGATCGGCGGCACCAACTCCGGCGCCAGCCTCGCGATGGCCGGCATCGCCGCCGAGAAGAAGAAGCCCTTCATCGCCGTGGGCGCAGCAGCTTCCGCGCTGACCAACGAGCGCTGCTCGCCCTACACCGTGCACTGGGCCTACGACACCGTGGCGCTGGCCAAGGGCACCGGCAACGCCGTGGTCAAGGCCGGCGGCAAGAGCTGGTATTTCCTGACCGCCGACTACGCCTTCGGCTCGGCGCTGCAGACCGACACCTCGGCCGTCGTCAAGGCCGCCGGCGGCAACGTGATCGGCTCGGTGCGCCACCCGCTGTCGGCCAGCGACTTCTCGTCGTTCCTGTTGCAGGCGCAGTCCAGCAAGGCCGACATCCTGGGCCTGGCCAATGCCGGTGGCGACATGATCAACGCGGTGAAGGCCGCCAACGAGTTCGGCATCACCAAGACGATGAAGCTCGCGGGCCTGCTGATGTTCATCAACGACGTGCACTCGCTCGGCTTGAAGACGGCGCAGGGCATGTACCTCACCGACAGCTGGTACTGGAACCAGGACGCCGACACCCGCGCCTGGAGCCGCAAGTTCTTCGACAAGTTCAAGCGCATGCCTTCGTCGATCCAGGCCGCCGACTACTCGGCCGCGCTGCAGTACCTCAATGCCGTCAAGGCCACCGGCACCGACGACGCCGACAAGGTGCTCGCCCACATGCGGAAGACGCCGATCAACGACGTGTTCGCCAAGGGCGGCCGCATCCGCGAAGACGGCCGCATGGTGCACGACATGTACCTGATGCAGGTCAAGACGCCCGCGCAGTCGAAGGAGCCGTGGGACTACTACAACGTGGTCGAGACGATCAAGGGCGAAGCCGCGTGGACCACAAAGGCCGAAACGCGCTGCACGTTGTGGAAGTGATGGCACAAGGGCAGGAGAACAGCCGTGGCTGAGATATTCGGAATCCCTGTCCAGGCCTTCATGGGGCAACTCATGCTGGGCCTGGTGAACGGCTCGTTCTACGCCATGCTGAGCCTCGGCCTGGCGGTGATCTTCGGCCTGCTCGGCATCGTGAACTTCGCGCATGGCGCGCTGTACATGATCGGCGCCTACGTGGCGTGGTTCGTGCTCGAGACCGTTGGCATCAACTACTGGGCGGCGCTCTTGATCGCGCCCTTGGTGGTGGGCGCCATCGGCCTCGTGATCGAGCGCACGCTGCTCAAGCACCTCTACAAGCTCGACCCGATCTACGGCCTCTTGCTCACCTTCGGCATCTCGCTGATCTTCGAAGGTGTGTTCCGCGAGCAGTACGGCGTGTCGGGCCAGTCGTACTCGGTGCCCGAGGCGCTGCAGGGGGCCACCAACCTCGGCTTCATGGTGCTGCCCAACTACCGGGCGTGGGTCATCGTGGCCTCGCTCATCGTGTGCCTGGGCACCTGGGCGCTGATCGAGAAGACGAGCCTGGGCGCCAAGCTGCGCGCCGGCACCGAGAACCCGGCGCTGGTGCAGGCCTTCGGCATCAACGTGCCGATGATGGTGATGTTCACCTACGCGGGCGGTGCAGCCCTTGCCGCATTGGCGGGCGTGCTGGCGGCGCCGGTGATCCAGATCACGCCGCTCATGGGCACCAACCTCATCATCGTCGTCT
This genomic window contains:
- a CDS encoding GtrA family protein, yielding MQLARHVTHWRSLGWFVAVGGAAAAVHLGVVVWLVSRHGWAPLVANVAGWCVAFCVSFFGQWRLTFRARTTPWQEAMPRFMALSLGGFALNEAAYAAFLRFSGLRYDLLLALVLVAVALITYLLSSGWAFRDRPRD
- a CDS encoding 3-hydroxybutyrate oligomer hydrolase family protein — translated: MNSKNKPILRVALLTLGAAGLSACGSSDDPEVSTLPSGMTTVSVTTYSATTVGSGSTAATQDLLTGGLGRTGLGAATAPTYADPANPTAAELRRNALYANYRGLVDYTANGGYGRLYGPNIDLAGNDTLGEGLIPGREYLAVLDDGTGRKQVTVAVQIPTSFDRNAPCLVAGPSSGSRGVYGALASAAEWGLKRNCAVVLTDAGKGVGLYDPTDDTVNRIDGTRATRTAAGALSHFAATITDTARAAFNAAFPNRLAIKQVHSQVNPEKDWGTDTLTAIRYALYALNQEYADNSPLGNGKLARFTPGNTLVIAGSVSNGGAAVLRAAEQDTSGLIDGVVAGEPSAQPDTTTGYGVSFAGAPVSSFGRPLADYFTFANIYQPCAALAPAAQMAETSVYNYMTLTGMNARATNRCTALAAKGLVTGATTADQATDALARLRAYGWTADNDTMHNAHYGLGNAAIISAMYPTGYGRFGLADNLCGVSFAQVNGTGDVVAVNANVKAASFALANGTANGTPASVVYNDSEGGAKSWAFAVSPSTHMADFALDAALCQRALVTGTDPVTGAALSGVSTPTLAQSQAVRTGISEVLFNGNLRGKPTLIMSGRSDALLPINHAVRAYSAYNRVVEGNASQLRYVEVEHAQHFDAFIPFSGFDTRFVPLHVYFNQGMNAMWAKLRNNTALPGSQVVRTTVRGGTPGAAPALTTANVPPMAATPAAGDAITFSGSSIAIPN
- a CDS encoding ABC transporter substrate-binding protein codes for the protein MHTGLKTRTRSRSGTWIASVALMAGATLASAQETITIGQVAPLSGVLASTGHQMVLGGKVYFDAVNEAGGVHGAKIRTLVLDDGYKVDETLRLTKELVAKPEVLALFGFAGTANIGKLLEDKVLADAGIALVAPYTGGELLRKPFNPWIFHVRAGYADETEHMIKQLNTQGLTRVAVLYQNDAFGTAGLAGVESALQRRGRKLVASAGYERNTTDVDAAVKVIRAASPQAVIMVAVNKPAAAFAKQYRAAGGGGQLFNISVVDPAELVKLGGLENVRGLGISQVVPYPYRQTMPVVREFHEAMKKYAPKDEVNYTNFEEYLGAKVLVEALRRAGPKPTRAKVMNALESINNHNLGGVRISYGPKERVGSRFVEVTVIGSQGKLLK
- a CDS encoding branched-chain amino acid ABC transporter permease → MAEIFGIPVQAFMGQLMLGLVNGSFYAMLSLGLAVIFGLLGIVNFAHGALYMIGAYVAWFVLETVGINYWAALLIAPLVVGAIGLVIERTLLKHLYKLDPIYGLLLTFGISLIFEGVFREQYGVSGQSYSVPEALQGATNLGFMVLPNYRAWVIVASLIVCLGTWALIEKTSLGAKLRAGTENPALVQAFGINVPMMVMFTYAGGAALAALAGVLAAPVIQITPLMGTNLIIVVFAVVVIGGMGSILGSILTGLALGLVEGLTKVFYPEASNIVVFVIMAIVLMIRPAGLFGKEK
- a CDS encoding ABC transporter ATP-binding protein, whose translation is MDCILHTERLTKEFKGFVAVDKVDLRVRRGDIHALIGPNGAGKTTCFNLLTKFLTPTSGRIVFNGHEITHDTPARIAERGVIRSFQISAVFPHMTVLENVRVALQKKLATSFHFWKPERSLDGLNARAIELLREVDLAPYAHLTTVELSYGRKRALEIATTLAMEPELMLLDEPTQGMGSEDVDRIRQLIKRVSAGRTILMVEHNMSVVSSIADTITVLARGATLAEGPYAEVSKNPSVIEAYMGSASVELVGAH
- a CDS encoding ChbG/HpnK family deacetylase, with product MPGHQPDHHPQVHRRRRTAHGDEPTETAPVSHVSSELHGAPSIGSAAAAAKRRRIAVCVDDFGLYPGIATAAVHLAAHGRISSVSCMTGAPAWQVGRPALRQLQALGVELGLHLDLSSHPLDARLRGSLPHWLFRAGTGTVDVNLLRREIQAQLERFEAMTGGAPDYVDGHQHLHQLPGVRTTLVDVLRERYPGRLPWLRSTRAAAAGAGHKARVIERLGNAGLSTLARRYGLAQNAHLLGVYDFSGEPDRYLTLLAGWLAGAGDGDLLVCHPSSDAAPGDPIGPARRREFEVLRSAPFDRLLKDAGLSVVPLRDMA
- a CDS encoding ABC transporter substrate-binding protein; protein product: MAQAQISGDVIRIGFITDVSGLYSDIDGPAGAEMIRQAVADMGGAVNGKKIEVLVADHQNKADIASSKAREWFDQQGLDLLIGGTNSGASLAMAGIAAEKKKPFIAVGAAASALTNERCSPYTVHWAYDTVALAKGTGNAVVKAGGKSWYFLTADYAFGSALQTDTSAVVKAAGGNVIGSVRHPLSASDFSSFLLQAQSSKADILGLANAGGDMINAVKAANEFGITKTMKLAGLLMFINDVHSLGLKTAQGMYLTDSWYWNQDADTRAWSRKFFDKFKRMPSSIQAADYSAALQYLNAVKATGTDDADKVLAHMRKTPINDVFAKGGRIREDGRMVHDMYLMQVKTPAQSKEPWDYYNVVETIKGEAAWTTKAETRCTLWK
- a CDS encoding LuxR C-terminal-related transcriptional regulator; this translates as MNPAPPPPLDVNLVLAFDMAPVGLCVLNNRVIQRCNEALASMFGYETAELTGQSMCMLYPSQSEFMGIGARGFEALRDCGRYADERIMKHRDGRLFWCHASGRTLDRDDPYGCTVWMFEDISARRPITTALTSREREIAQLLIEGKTSKQIARVLEVSPRTIDAHRVRLLRKLKVNTATEMVSRLAGLM
- a CDS encoding ABC transporter ATP-binding protein → MPTKFLEINNLQGWYGESHVLHGVNFHVNEGEVVTLLGRNGAGRTSTMRAIMGLIGARKGSIKVQGKETIHLPTHRIARLGLGYCPEERGIFSSLSAEENLLLPPSLMPAGMSLDDIYAMFPNLKERAKSQGTRLSGGEQQMLAVARILRTGAKLLLLDEISEGLAPVIVQKLAEMVLMLRSRGYTVLMVEQNFRFAAPLADRFLVMEHGRVTQEFTQAQLPSRLDQLHETLGV